A single window of Microbispora hainanensis DNA harbors:
- a CDS encoding NADH-quinone oxidoreductase subunit J, translating to MTSQAPGLWPPSGPEIVFLLLGAVAVGSALLVVTTRQLVHAALWLVVCFGALAGGYLVLTAEFVAWVQVLIYVGAVVVLLLFGIMLTRAPIGPSAGLDSGNRWAAALVAVATAAVLVTVVITGFRSAYAPLQPGQGAAEPLGASVFRTWVLPFEALSVLLLAALIGAIVLSRTDIRGRE from the coding sequence ATGACCTCCCAGGCGCCGGGGTTGTGGCCGCCCTCGGGGCCTGAGATCGTCTTCCTGCTGCTCGGCGCCGTCGCCGTCGGCTCCGCCCTGCTGGTCGTCACGACCAGGCAGCTCGTTCACGCGGCGCTGTGGCTGGTCGTCTGCTTCGGCGCGCTCGCGGGCGGCTATCTGGTGCTGACCGCCGAGTTCGTCGCCTGGGTGCAGGTGCTGATCTACGTGGGCGCGGTCGTGGTGCTGCTGCTGTTCGGGATCATGCTGACCCGCGCGCCCATCGGGCCCTCGGCCGGCCTCGACTCCGGCAACCGGTGGGCCGCCGCGCTGGTCGCCGTCGCGACCGCCGCCGTGCTCGTCACCGTGGTGATCACCGGCTTCCGCTCGGCGTACGCACCGCTCCAGCCCGGGCAGGGGGCGGCCGAACCCCTGGGAGCGAGCGTCTTCCGCACCTGGGTGCTGCCGTTCGAGGCGCTGTCGGTGCTCCTGCTCGCCGCGCTGATCGGCGCGATCGTCCTGTCCCGTACGGACATCAGGGGGCGGGAATGA
- the nuoK gene encoding NADH-quinone oxidoreductase subunit NuoK, whose amino-acid sequence MHVVYPVVISALLFSIGVYGVLARRNAILVLMSVELMLNAVNLNLVAFDVWLRDRLHGGQVLTLFVIVIAAAEVGLGLAIVLAVFRTRRTVDVDRLRALAEVVRAPGPGRPDEEDAS is encoded by the coding sequence ATGCACGTCGTCTACCCGGTGGTGATCTCCGCCCTGTTGTTCTCCATCGGTGTGTACGGCGTGCTGGCCCGGCGCAACGCGATCCTCGTGCTGATGTCGGTCGAGCTGATGCTCAACGCGGTCAACCTCAACCTGGTGGCCTTCGATGTCTGGCTCAGGGACCGCCTGCACGGCGGACAGGTGCTGACGCTGTTCGTCATCGTGATCGCCGCGGCCGAGGTGGGCCTGGGGCTGGCGATCGTGCTGGCCGTCTTCCGTACCCGCCGGACCGTCGACGTCGACCGGTTGCGGGCGCTCGCCGAAGTCGTACGCGCGCCCGGCCCGGGGCGTCCGGATGAGGAGGACGCCTCGTGA
- a CDS encoding NADH-quinone oxidoreductase subunit L, with protein MIVVVALIVLLPFAAAAAGLLATRLGTRNLGARAERVAYRRAAWFAIAPGAVSAALTVWLAAALAGRTGASEGRFWSELLPGRVEGTLTVVETGSVPISLTLRADGLSVLAGILVVVVALAVQVYSVGYMRDEPRYPSYSAFVSLFTSAMLLVVYAGDLIVLYVGWEVMGLCSYLLIGHWWEDRANSRAAVKAFLVTRLGDVGFLFGIFVLGTAAGGFRIDDVLRADIPQGTLIAATLLLLAGVAGKSAQAPLHTWLPDAMAGPTPISALIHAATMVAAGIFVVARLYPAFLAAPPTLDVLGVVAAVGMLGAALAALAQDDLKRVLAYSTISQLAYMAAALAAGSDRAAMFHLVSHGAFKALLFLCAGLVIHHVGSNLISHMGGLRRALPVTFWTMTIGFAALAGLPPASGFFSKDAVLSAVEHGTGPAQPFAYASALLTVGVTGAYAARAWLRTFFGPARVEPLAEPSPGVAHVFDGREAPRSMLWPAGVLAVPALLLGLAGSVAGSATGSATGVEVEWGPAAVSLAVALLGAGIVYALWRAAPEQDPARLLGPFRVPCERAFYVDAAYAALVARPVLRLARVVVRTDTRVVDGAVRGSGRATLGLSGLVRLAQNGNAQLYVTGLFAGLVLIAVAAVVLT; from the coding sequence GTGATCGTCGTCGTGGCTCTCATCGTCCTGCTGCCGTTCGCCGCCGCCGCGGCGGGGCTGCTGGCGACCCGCCTCGGCACCCGGAACCTGGGCGCCCGCGCGGAACGGGTGGCATACCGGCGGGCGGCCTGGTTCGCGATCGCCCCGGGCGCGGTGTCGGCGGCGCTGACGGTGTGGCTCGCCGCCGCCCTCGCGGGGAGAACGGGCGCGTCGGAAGGGCGCTTCTGGTCGGAACTGCTGCCCGGCCGGGTCGAGGGCACGCTGACGGTGGTCGAGACGGGGTCGGTGCCGATCTCCCTGACTCTGCGGGCCGACGGATTGTCAGTGCTCGCGGGCATCCTGGTCGTCGTGGTCGCGCTGGCGGTGCAGGTCTACTCGGTCGGGTACATGCGGGACGAACCCCGCTACCCGTCCTACAGCGCGTTCGTCAGCCTGTTCACCAGCGCCATGCTGCTGGTCGTCTACGCGGGGGACCTGATCGTCCTCTACGTCGGCTGGGAGGTCATGGGCCTGTGCTCCTACCTGCTCATCGGGCACTGGTGGGAAGACCGGGCCAACTCCCGGGCGGCGGTGAAGGCGTTCCTGGTCACCCGGCTCGGCGACGTCGGCTTCCTGTTCGGGATCTTCGTCCTCGGCACGGCGGCGGGCGGCTTCCGGATCGACGACGTGCTGCGCGCCGACATTCCCCAGGGCACGCTCATCGCCGCGACGCTGCTGCTGCTCGCCGGGGTCGCGGGCAAGAGCGCGCAGGCGCCGCTGCATACCTGGCTGCCCGACGCGATGGCCGGTCCCACCCCGATCAGCGCGCTCATCCACGCGGCCACGATGGTGGCGGCCGGGATCTTCGTCGTCGCCCGGCTCTATCCCGCCTTCCTCGCGGCGCCGCCCACGCTCGACGTGCTGGGCGTGGTCGCCGCCGTCGGCATGCTGGGCGCCGCCCTCGCCGCGCTCGCGCAGGACGACCTCAAGCGCGTGCTGGCCTACTCGACGATCAGCCAGCTCGCCTACATGGCCGCGGCGCTGGCCGCCGGGTCCGACCGGGCGGCGATGTTCCACCTGGTGTCGCACGGCGCGTTCAAAGCCCTGCTGTTCCTCTGCGCGGGCCTGGTGATCCACCACGTCGGGTCGAACCTGATCAGCCACATGGGCGGGCTGCGCCGCGCTCTTCCCGTGACGTTCTGGACGATGACCATCGGTTTCGCCGCGCTCGCCGGGCTGCCGCCCGCGAGCGGGTTCTTCAGCAAGGACGCGGTGCTCTCGGCCGTCGAGCACGGGACGGGACCGGCCCAGCCGTTCGCGTACGCGTCGGCGCTGCTGACCGTGGGGGTGACCGGGGCGTACGCCGCCCGGGCCTGGCTGCGCACGTTCTTCGGGCCCGCCCGGGTCGAGCCGCTCGCGGAGCCGTCGCCCGGTGTCGCCCACGTCTTCGACGGCCGGGAGGCGCCCCGGTCGATGCTGTGGCCGGCCGGTGTGCTGGCCGTGCCCGCCCTGCTGCTCGGCCTCGCCGGATCGGTGGCCGGGTCGGCGACCGGGTCGGCGACCGGAGTGGAGGTCGAGTGGGGGCCGGCGGCCGTCAGCCTCGCCGTCGCGCTGCTCGGCGCCGGGATCGTGTACGCCCTGTGGCGGGCCGCGCCCGAACAGGATCCGGCCCGGCTGCTCGGGCCGTTCCGGGTGCCGTGCGAGCGGGCCTTCTACGTGGACGCCGCGTACGCGGCACTGGTCGCCCGGCCCGTCCTGCGCCTGGCCAGGGTGGTGGTCCGTACGGACACACGGGTGGTGGACGGCGCGGTCCGCGGCTCCGGCCGGGCGACGCTCGGCCTGTCCGGCCTGGTGCGGCTCGCCCAGAACGGCAACGCACAGCTCTACGTCACCGGCCTGTTCGCCGGGCTCGTACTGATCGCGGTCGCGGCGGTGGTGCTGACATGA
- a CDS encoding NADH-quinone oxidoreductase subunit M translates to MSWLPIALVAVPLLGALAAFVRAVRDSAVAWGIAVSAAVLVLAAALAAVFDYARPAEMQLQTDQPWIPGLGLRFHLGVDGVSLPLVVLTALLTFLCFVHLTGHPPEGGRTGGLVVTLLVLEVGMLGTFLALDLLLFFVFFEVVLVPMYFVIALWGGAGRRVAAVKFILYTLLGSAVLLIGLLVVWTQAGTLDMVALADRHGSGIARSAQILAFLAIGLGLAVKTPMWPLHTWLPDAHTEAPTVGSVLLAGVLLKMGSYGFARIAIPVLPEGAAALAPWLGAFAVAGIAYGSLACLAQRDLKRMIAYSSVGHMGFVLLGFASLTPVGMNGALFANVAHGLITGLLFFLAGAVKERYGTADMVRLGGGMLRRLPYVGSLLTFACVASLGLPGLAGFWGEMLALLGAFRPAAGLSRPPFLVFMAVGGLGTVLTAAYFLVMLSRVTHGRAVETVSPAAPLQPAPLEPAPLEPAPLEPAGPLESARPGATGAAGAAVGVDTRDGAEPGQGRRRFRDATTHELAAWLPLVALIMLFGLWPKALLAVTTPAVQSLLGSGAAP, encoded by the coding sequence GTGAGCTGGTTGCCGATCGCACTCGTGGCCGTCCCCCTGCTGGGCGCCCTCGCCGCCTTCGTGCGGGCCGTACGGGACAGTGCGGTGGCCTGGGGGATCGCCGTCTCGGCGGCGGTGCTGGTCCTCGCCGCAGCGCTCGCCGCGGTCTTCGACTACGCCCGCCCCGCCGAGATGCAACTGCAGACCGATCAGCCCTGGATCCCCGGCCTCGGCCTGCGGTTCCACCTGGGCGTGGACGGCGTCTCGCTGCCGCTCGTCGTGCTGACCGCGCTGCTCACGTTCCTGTGCTTCGTCCACCTCACGGGGCATCCGCCGGAGGGCGGCCGGACGGGTGGGCTGGTCGTCACGCTGCTCGTGCTCGAAGTCGGCATGCTCGGCACGTTCCTCGCCCTCGACCTGCTGCTGTTCTTCGTGTTCTTCGAGGTCGTGCTGGTCCCGATGTATTTCGTGATCGCCCTGTGGGGCGGCGCGGGCAGGCGGGTGGCGGCCGTGAAGTTCATCCTCTACACGCTGCTCGGCAGCGCGGTCCTTCTCATCGGCCTGCTCGTCGTCTGGACCCAGGCCGGCACGCTCGACATGGTCGCGCTGGCCGACCGCCACGGCTCGGGCATCGCCCGGTCGGCCCAGATTCTCGCGTTCCTCGCCATCGGTCTCGGCCTGGCGGTGAAGACGCCCATGTGGCCGCTGCACACCTGGCTGCCCGACGCGCACACCGAGGCGCCGACCGTCGGCTCGGTGCTGCTCGCGGGCGTGCTGCTCAAGATGGGTTCGTACGGCTTCGCCAGGATCGCGATCCCGGTGCTTCCCGAGGGCGCGGCGGCCCTGGCACCCTGGCTAGGCGCGTTCGCCGTGGCCGGCATCGCGTACGGATCGCTCGCCTGCCTCGCCCAGCGCGATCTCAAACGAATGATCGCCTACTCGTCCGTCGGCCACATGGGCTTCGTGCTGCTCGGATTCGCCTCGCTCACGCCGGTGGGCATGAACGGCGCACTGTTCGCCAACGTCGCCCACGGGCTGATCACCGGCCTGCTGTTCTTCCTCGCAGGAGCGGTCAAGGAGCGGTACGGCACGGCCGACATGGTCCGGCTCGGCGGCGGGATGCTGCGCCGCCTGCCGTACGTCGGGTCGCTGCTGACCTTCGCCTGCGTCGCCTCGCTGGGCCTGCCCGGCCTCGCCGGGTTCTGGGGGGAGATGCTCGCGCTGCTCGGCGCGTTCCGCCCGGCCGCAGGGCTCTCCCGGCCACCGTTCCTCGTGTTCATGGCCGTCGGAGGGCTCGGCACGGTGCTCACCGCGGCCTACTTCCTGGTCATGCTCTCGCGGGTGACGCACGGCCGGGCGGTCGAAACCGTCTCGCCCGCCGCGCCTCTCCAACCCGCGCCTCTCGAACCCGCGCCTCTCGAACCCGCGCCTCTCGAACCTGCCGGGCCACTCGAATCGGCGCGGCCGGGTGCGACGGGTGCCGCAGGGGCGGCGGTCGGGGTGGACACTCGCGACGGGGCCGAGCCGGGCCAGGGGCGGCGGCGCTTCCGGGACGCCACGACCCACGAACTGGCCGCATGGCTTCCGCTGGTTGCGCTGATCATGCTGTTCGGCCTGTGGCCGAAGGCGCTGCTCGCCGTCACCACGCCCGCCGTGCAGTCGCTCCTCGGATCGGGGGCGGCTCCATGA
- a CDS encoding NADH-quinone oxidoreductase subunit N: MTGGSMTGGGVLGGVFGGGVMDGGVIQSIDYAAVAAPLILALVAGLVLLLDAFLPARPGGARVLGLVTLGGMVAALAVVAVQAASGGARRTFCVPASLGGASALGQPATGQPVAGMAATGRIAAGQAATDQIAMGQSALGQSALGQSAAGQAAMGRGVAASCSLVADRFSLLIAAVVLAAGVVVVLLSMTEIATARDAGSDKRVPAGEWHFLLLATLTGAVLLPASRDLIMLVVSLELVSLPVFALTALRRHDGRAAEAALKLFLVSVVSTAITLFGVSLLYGVTGSVHLDRIDAALRTAGGMTGGAAGGVTGDSIGDSIGDTAGDLAGAAAGGTAGDMARVAVVAIVLVAAGFAFKIAAVPFHFWAGDVYQGAPVPVAALLSVVSKASGFAGLILLLTYALPGRAAVWAPGVAVVAALTMTAGNVLAMRQRAAVRLLAWSSVAQSGYILAPLAVYAVAPRAAVGASVAYLVFYAAMNLIAFAVVLLVARLPGGQDLEAYRGLALRSPAAGLSLAFALVCLAGLPPGLAGLFAKIVVFRAVVDGGLGWLALVMAANTVVGLYYYIAWTARLFAPPAAGESRTVSARAAAGAAVAVTVAVTVVFSVAPQVVLSVTG; this comes from the coding sequence ATGACGGGCGGCTCCATGACGGGCGGTGGCGTGTTGGGCGGCGTGTTCGGCGGTGGTGTGATGGACGGCGGCGTGATCCAGTCCATCGACTACGCCGCCGTTGCGGCGCCGCTGATCCTCGCGCTGGTGGCCGGGCTCGTGCTGCTGCTCGACGCGTTCCTGCCGGCCCGCCCCGGCGGGGCGCGGGTGCTCGGTCTCGTCACACTCGGCGGCATGGTCGCCGCCCTGGCGGTCGTGGCCGTTCAGGCCGCGAGCGGCGGCGCCCGGCGCACGTTCTGCGTCCCCGCCTCGCTCGGCGGGGCGTCCGCCCTGGGCCAGCCCGCGACGGGCCAGCCCGTGGCAGGCATGGCCGCAACGGGCCGGATCGCAGCGGGTCAGGCCGCCACGGACCAGATCGCAATGGGTCAATCCGCGCTGGGTCAATCCGCGCTGGGTCAGTCCGCGGCAGGTCAGGCCGCCATGGGCCGGGGCGTTGCGGCGTCGTGCTCGCTCGTTGCGGACCGCTTCTCCCTGCTCATCGCGGCGGTCGTGCTGGCGGCCGGGGTGGTCGTCGTGCTGCTGTCGATGACGGAGATCGCCACGGCACGCGACGCCGGGTCCGATAAGCGTGTCCCGGCGGGGGAGTGGCACTTCCTGCTCCTGGCCACGCTGACCGGGGCGGTGCTGCTGCCGGCCTCTCGCGATCTCATCATGCTGGTCGTGTCGCTGGAGCTGGTCTCGCTGCCGGTCTTCGCGCTGACCGCACTCAGACGCCACGACGGACGCGCCGCAGAGGCGGCCCTCAAGCTCTTCCTGGTCTCGGTGGTCTCCACCGCGATCACGCTTTTCGGCGTCTCGCTCCTCTACGGGGTGACCGGCTCGGTCCACCTCGACCGGATCGACGCCGCGCTGCGGACGGCGGGCGGCATGACCGGAGGCGCGGCCGGGGGAGTGACCGGGGACTCTATTGGGGACTCGATTGGGGACACAGCGGGAGACCTGGCCGGGGCCGCCGCCGGAGGAACCGCCGGGGACATGGCCCGGGTCGCGGTGGTGGCGATCGTGCTGGTGGCGGCGGGCTTCGCCTTCAAGATCGCCGCGGTGCCGTTCCACTTCTGGGCAGGAGACGTCTATCAGGGCGCCCCGGTCCCGGTCGCGGCGCTGCTGTCGGTGGTGTCCAAGGCGTCGGGCTTCGCCGGGCTGATCCTGCTGCTGACGTACGCGCTGCCGGGAAGGGCGGCGGTGTGGGCGCCGGGAGTGGCGGTCGTCGCCGCGCTGACGATGACGGCGGGCAACGTCCTCGCGATGCGGCAGCGTGCCGCCGTCCGGCTGCTGGCCTGGTCGTCGGTGGCGCAGTCGGGCTACATCCTCGCGCCGCTGGCCGTCTACGCCGTCGCCCCTCGCGCGGCGGTCGGCGCGTCGGTCGCCTATCTCGTCTTCTACGCCGCGATGAACCTGATCGCCTTCGCGGTGGTCCTGCTGGTGGCGCGGCTGCCCGGAGGCCAGGACCTGGAGGCATATCGGGGGCTGGCGCTGCGGAGCCCGGCGGCCGGGCTGTCCCTCGCCTTCGCCCTCGTCTGCCTGGCCGGGCTGCCGCCCGGGCTCGCCGGTCTGTTCGCGAAGATCGTCGTCTTCCGGGCGGTGGTGGACGGCGGGCTCGGCTGGCTGGCCCTCGTCATGGCGGCCAACACGGTGGTCGGGCTCTACTACTACATCGCCTGGACCGCCCGGCTGTTCGCGCCGCCCGCGGCGGGCGAGAGCCGTACGGTCTCGGCGAGGGCGGCGGCGGGTGCCGCGGTCGCCGTCACGGTCGCCGTCACCGTGGTCTTCTCCGTAGCCCCGCAGGTGGTGCTGTCCGTCACAGGGTGA
- a CDS encoding M48 family metalloprotease, translating to MHHNRLRTAVLLGTLSASLLVIGAWLGGGMGVRIAFVAALVVCGVAYFCADRIALSAMRARPVAEVEQPALYRVVRELCTEARAPMPRLYVSPTMQPNAFATGRNPRDGVVCVTHGLLGLLDERELKGVLGHELSHIHNRDILISSVAGALATMITYFGYAGLFFGSDDDEGPGFLGAILVVILGPVAATMIQMAIARSREFAADDAGARLTGDPLALASALRKIEMEVRRLPLPENGRLASAGHMMIVNPFRGTRIGRLFATHPPVAERIARLERMAGYRR from the coding sequence GTGCACCACAACCGCCTGCGCACCGCGGTCCTGCTGGGGACGCTGTCCGCGTCGCTCCTGGTCATCGGGGCCTGGCTGGGAGGCGGCATGGGCGTCCGGATCGCGTTCGTGGCCGCCCTCGTGGTCTGCGGCGTCGCCTACTTCTGCGCCGACAGGATCGCGCTGTCGGCCATGCGGGCCCGGCCCGTGGCGGAGGTGGAACAGCCGGCTCTCTATCGCGTCGTCCGCGAGCTGTGCACCGAGGCCCGCGCGCCGATGCCCCGCCTGTACGTGTCCCCGACGATGCAGCCCAACGCGTTCGCGACCGGGCGCAACCCGCGTGACGGCGTGGTGTGCGTGACACACGGCCTGCTCGGGCTGCTGGACGAGCGCGAGCTCAAGGGCGTGCTCGGCCACGAGCTGTCGCACATCCACAACCGCGACATCCTGATCTCCTCGGTCGCGGGTGCGCTCGCGACGATGATCACCTACTTCGGGTACGCCGGCCTGTTCTTCGGCTCGGACGACGACGAGGGCCCGGGGTTCCTCGGCGCCATCCTCGTGGTGATCCTCGGCCCGGTCGCGGCCACGATGATCCAGATGGCGATCGCGCGTTCCCGGGAGTTCGCGGCCGACGACGCGGGCGCACGGCTGACCGGCGACCCGCTGGCCCTCGCCTCCGCGCTCCGCAAGATCGAGATGGAGGTCCGCAGGCTGCCGCTCCCGGAGAACGGCAGGCTCGCCTCCGCCGGTCACATGATGATCGTCAATCCGTTCCGGGGCACCCGGATCGGCCGGCTGTTCGCCACCCACCCGCCGGTCGCCGAGCGGATCGCACGTCTGGAGCGGATGGCCGGCTACCGCCGCTGA